Proteins co-encoded in one Myripristis murdjan chromosome 4, fMyrMur1.1, whole genome shotgun sequence genomic window:
- the gpx7 gene encoding glutathione peroxidase 7: MLVGALAVLITLFSFIESKQKDFYTFKVVNSRGRLVSLEKYRGSVSLVVNVASECGFTEEHYTDLQQLQRDYGPYHFNVLAFPCNQFGQQEPGSDKEIDNFVRGVYGVSFPLFSKIAVVGTGANNAYKYLAESSGKEPDWNFWKYLIDVNGKVVDAWGPSVSVKEIRPRIAEMVRQIILKKKVEL, from the exons ATGCTTGTCGGGGCGCTCGCTGTGTTAATCACCTTATTCAGCTTCATTGAGAGCAAACAAAAAGACTTTTATACTTTCAAAGTAGTCAACAGCAGAGGGAGATTAGTGTCCCTTGAGAAATACCGGGGCTCG GTGTCCTTGGTGGTGAATGTGGCCAGCGAGTGCGGCTTCACTGAGGAACACTACACAgatctgcagcagctccagcggGACTATGGGCCCTACCACTTCAATGTGCTGGCCTTCCCCTGCAACCAGTTTGGCCAGCAAGAGCCGGGCAGCGACAAGGAGATTGACAACTTTGTGCGAGGCGTCTACGGAGTCTCCTTTCCTCTGTTCAGTAAAATTGCTGTGGTGGGAACTGGAGCCAATAACGCCTACAAGTACCTCGCTG AGTCATCTGGAAAGGAGCCTGACTGGAATTTCTGGAAGTATCTTATCGATGTAAATGGAAAAGTAGTGGATGCATGGGGACCGAGCGTTTCCGTCAAAGAAATCAGACCCAGAATAGCTGAAATGGTACGGCAAATAATCTTAAAGAAGAAAGTGGAGCTTTAA